From one Variovorax sp. PBL-H6 genomic stretch:
- a CDS encoding cyclase family protein, translating to MRWKNRPEGSNWGDFGADDQVGRMNLITPARRLAAVREVTEGLAFPLSLPLDYPGGGDLVPSRRAPRIEATRRATGELSYNFCFSCQNRSLFDVVSDDAVTIWTQYSTQWDALAHWGQEFDADDDGKPEVVYYNGWRGGEHVLGADQEGGPFAKKLGMESLAETAVQGRGVMVDLAVIYGEEPAQVGYDGLMRALERQQATVEPGDFMCLYTGWADLVLGMNKKPDFDRLKKSCAVLDGKDPALLNWITDSGLVAICADNLGVEAVGSAASAGGGPKHSMMPLHAHCIFKLGIFLGEIWYFGELGPWLRARGRSRFLLTAPPLRLPGLVGSPPMPVGTV from the coding sequence ATGCGATGGAAGAACAGGCCGGAGGGCTCCAACTGGGGCGACTTCGGCGCCGACGACCAGGTCGGTCGGATGAACCTCATCACCCCCGCGCGGCGCCTCGCCGCGGTGCGCGAGGTGACCGAAGGCCTGGCCTTCCCACTGAGCCTGCCGCTGGACTATCCCGGCGGCGGCGACCTGGTGCCGAGCAGGCGCGCGCCGCGCATCGAGGCGACGCGACGCGCCACCGGCGAGCTGAGCTACAACTTCTGCTTCTCATGCCAGAACCGCTCGCTCTTCGACGTCGTGTCGGACGACGCGGTGACGATCTGGACCCAGTACTCGACGCAATGGGATGCGCTCGCCCACTGGGGCCAGGAGTTCGACGCCGACGATGACGGCAAGCCTGAAGTCGTCTACTACAACGGCTGGCGCGGCGGCGAGCACGTGCTCGGCGCCGACCAGGAAGGCGGCCCGTTCGCGAAGAAACTCGGCATGGAGTCGCTGGCGGAGACCGCCGTACAGGGCCGCGGCGTGATGGTCGACCTGGCCGTGATCTACGGCGAGGAGCCGGCGCAAGTCGGCTATGACGGCCTGATGCGCGCCCTTGAAAGGCAGCAGGCCACCGTCGAGCCCGGCGATTTCATGTGCCTCTACACCGGCTGGGCCGACCTCGTGCTCGGGATGAACAAGAAGCCCGATTTCGACCGCCTCAAGAAATCCTGCGCGGTGCTGGACGGCAAGGACCCTGCCCTGCTCAACTGGATCACGGACAGCGGCCTGGTCGCGATCTGCGCCGACAACCTGGGCGTCGAGGCGGTGGGCAGCGCGGCATCGGCCGGTGGCGGGCCCAAGCATTCGATGATGCCGCTGCACGCGCACTGCATCTTCAAGCTCGGCATCTTCCTCGGCGAGATCTGGTACTTCGGCGAGCTCGGGCCGTGGCTGCGCGCGCGCGGCCGCAGCCGTTTTCTCCTGACCGCGCCGCCGTTGCGGCTGCCGGGCCTGGTCGGCTCGCCTCCGATGCCGGTCGGCACCGTCTGA
- a CDS encoding Zn-ribbon domain-containing OB-fold protein → MSAAATNESYLPAGLPIPVPEADGLSAPFWNGLRDHRVMVQHCKACGTFQHGPEWICHHCRAFDPPFEDVAPRARIFSWERAWHPVHACLDGHGPYVVVVVELTGAPGVRMLGNLLGDPMAEVVIGAEVEGVFEHHPQASPPFTLLQWRCVK, encoded by the coding sequence ATGAGTGCTGCTGCGACGAACGAGTCATACCTTCCGGCCGGCCTGCCGATTCCGGTACCCGAGGCGGACGGCCTGTCGGCGCCGTTCTGGAACGGCCTGCGCGACCACCGGGTGATGGTGCAGCACTGCAAGGCCTGCGGCACTTTCCAGCATGGTCCCGAATGGATCTGCCACCACTGCCGCGCCTTCGACCCCCCGTTCGAGGACGTGGCGCCGCGCGCGCGCATCTTCAGCTGGGAGCGCGCCTGGCATCCGGTGCACGCCTGCCTCGATGGGCACGGCCCGTACGTGGTCGTCGTGGTCGAGCTGACCGGCGCGCCCGGCGTGCGCATGCTGGGCAACTTGCTGGGCGATCCGATGGCGGAGGTCGTCATCGGTGCCGAAGTCGAAGGCGTGTTCGAGCACCATCCGCAGGCGAGTCCGCCCTTCACGCTCCTGCAGTGGCGCTGCGTGAAGTAG
- a CDS encoding cupin domain-containing protein: MTAFTPFHPQHDGLADDDSRYVDVASIPWKPTPTPGIDMKILMQDEASGLLTALFRWEPGTQLPLHEHVEIEQTYVLKGSIVDEEGEVRAGGYVWRPKGNRHLARSPNGALVLSFFLKPNKFLEGDHAGKELK; the protein is encoded by the coding sequence ATGACCGCGTTCACGCCCTTTCATCCGCAGCACGACGGACTGGCCGATGACGATTCGCGCTACGTCGACGTCGCGAGCATTCCGTGGAAGCCCACGCCCACGCCCGGCATCGACATGAAGATCCTGATGCAGGACGAGGCAAGCGGGCTGCTCACCGCGCTGTTCCGCTGGGAGCCCGGCACCCAGCTGCCGCTGCACGAGCACGTCGAGATCGAGCAGACCTACGTGCTCAAGGGCAGCATCGTCGACGAAGAAGGCGAAGTGCGCGCCGGCGGCTACGTCTGGCGCCCGAAGGGCAACCGCCACCTCGCGCGTTCGCCCAACGGGGCGCTGGTGCTGTCCTTCTTCCTGAAGCCGAACAAGTTCCTCGAGGGCGATCACGCCGGCAAGGAGCTCAAGTAA
- a CDS encoding amidohydrolase family protein, protein MSNDNAKKRGAPPHHFIDDDWLALRDEPVLEPERPIVDPHHHLWDRPHHRYLLPELLADLDTGHHVRGTVFVECSSMYRADGDARFACVGEVEFVNGIAAMSASGVYGPVRACAGIVGKVDLTLGGFAEEVLQACAARAPDRFRGIRQMAAWDTSPEVSTLLRPPPKDLLQDAKFREGYAVLGRMGLSFDAWVYHPQLPQLIELVDAVPATPVVLNHLGGRAGLGPYAGRHDDVFREWKASIQALAERPNVSVKLGGIGMRLGGFDFHERPLPPTSEELAEAWSPYVQTCIEAFGPSRAMFESNFPVDKSCCTYRVLWNAFKRLAEGFSEDEKTDLFAGSAVRAYRLPQALTKAAP, encoded by the coding sequence ATGAGCAACGACAACGCGAAGAAGCGCGGCGCGCCGCCGCATCACTTCATCGACGACGACTGGCTCGCGCTGCGCGACGAGCCGGTGCTGGAGCCCGAACGCCCCATCGTCGATCCGCACCACCACCTGTGGGACCGGCCGCACCACCGCTACCTGCTGCCTGAGCTCCTGGCCGACCTGGACACCGGCCACCACGTCCGCGGCACGGTGTTCGTGGAGTGCAGCTCGATGTACCGCGCCGACGGCGACGCGCGATTCGCCTGCGTCGGCGAGGTGGAGTTCGTCAACGGCATCGCAGCGATGAGCGCAAGCGGCGTCTACGGTCCGGTGCGCGCCTGCGCCGGCATCGTGGGCAAGGTCGACCTGACGCTCGGAGGGTTCGCGGAGGAAGTGCTCCAGGCCTGCGCCGCGCGCGCGCCGGATCGCTTTCGCGGCATCCGGCAAATGGCCGCGTGGGACACGAGCCCGGAGGTCAGCACGCTCTTGCGCCCGCCGCCGAAGGACCTGCTGCAGGACGCGAAATTCCGCGAAGGCTACGCCGTGCTCGGCCGCATGGGCCTCAGCTTCGACGCCTGGGTGTACCACCCGCAACTGCCGCAGCTGATCGAACTCGTCGATGCGGTGCCGGCCACGCCGGTGGTGCTGAACCACCTGGGCGGTCGAGCCGGCCTCGGCCCCTATGCCGGACGGCACGACGACGTGTTCAGGGAATGGAAAGCTTCGATCCAGGCCCTGGCCGAGCGGCCGAACGTGAGCGTGAAGCTCGGCGGGATCGGCATGCGCCTGGGCGGCTTCGACTTCCATGAGCGCCCGCTGCCGCCCACATCCGAAGAACTGGCCGAGGCCTGGAGCCCGTACGTGCAGACCTGCATCGAAGCCTTCGGCCCATCGCGCGCGATGTTCGAGAGCAACTTTCCGGTCGACAAGTCCTGCTGCACGTATCGGGTGCTGTGGAACGCCTTCAAACGCCTGGCCGAAGGCTTCTCCGAAGACGAGAAGACCGACCTGTTCGCCGGCAGCGCCGTGCGTGCATATCGCCTGCCGCAAGCCCTGACGAAGGCCGCGCCATGA
- a CDS encoding Bug family tripartite tricarboxylate transporter substrate binding protein, with amino-acid sequence MNCFRRALLAFAAAALAVGPALAQGDFPSKPIKIIVPYPAGGLSDFQVRAISEPLGKLLGQPIIVDNRPGASAGIGTQAAAASAPDGYTLVFVNNGFVITPLVNRQANYDPVKNFAPISVVSTSPMVLVVNEAVPAKDVRSFIDYAKVQPGGLDYGSAGTASFGHMATAMFSQQTGLKMNHVPYKGEAPMSLALRTGEVKALITTPSPSIMGAVKEGKLKLLAVASGKPAPLMPGVKQISETVPGFTAEVWFGLFAPKGTPPAIVNKLNAALVQVLAMPEIKEKYAGVGATAESNSPAAYAKMVRDESARWADLIQKTGIKAE; translated from the coding sequence ATGAATTGCTTCAGACGTGCCCTCCTGGCGTTCGCTGCCGCCGCCCTTGCTGTCGGTCCGGCTCTTGCCCAGGGCGACTTTCCCAGCAAGCCCATCAAGATCATCGTGCCGTACCCGGCCGGCGGGCTGTCGGACTTCCAGGTCCGCGCGATCTCGGAGCCGCTCGGCAAGCTGCTCGGCCAGCCGATCATCGTGGACAACCGGCCCGGCGCTTCCGCCGGCATCGGCACCCAGGCCGCAGCTGCTTCCGCCCCGGACGGCTACACGCTGGTCTTCGTCAACAACGGCTTCGTCATCACGCCGCTGGTCAACAGGCAGGCCAACTACGATCCGGTCAAGAATTTCGCGCCGATCTCGGTGGTTTCGACTTCGCCGATGGTGCTGGTGGTCAACGAAGCCGTGCCGGCGAAAGACGTGCGCAGCTTCATCGACTACGCCAAGGTCCAGCCGGGCGGACTCGACTACGGCTCGGCGGGAACGGCGTCGTTCGGCCACATGGCGACCGCCATGTTCTCGCAACAGACCGGGCTGAAGATGAACCACGTGCCCTACAAGGGCGAAGCCCCGATGAGCCTGGCGCTGCGTACCGGCGAGGTGAAGGCGCTGATCACGACGCCGTCGCCCTCGATCATGGGCGCGGTCAAGGAGGGCAAGCTCAAGCTGCTGGCGGTCGCATCGGGCAAGCCTGCACCGCTGATGCCGGGCGTCAAGCAGATCTCGGAGACCGTGCCCGGCTTCACGGCCGAAGTCTGGTTCGGGCTCTTCGCGCCGAAGGGTACGCCGCCGGCCATCGTCAACAAGCTCAATGCGGCGCTCGTCCAGGTGCTGGCGATGCCCGAAATCAAGGAAAAGTACGCGGGCGTCGGCGCCACCGCGGAAAGCAATTCGCCCGCGGCCTACGCCAAGATGGTTCGCGACGAGTCCGCGCGCTGGGCCGACCTGATCCAGAAGACCGGGATCAAGGCCGAGTGA
- a CDS encoding amidohydrolase family protein yields the protein MTEIVVNEQNEWRLNTPGAEGWEKSPRPGARNKYLMISADTHANEPGNLWAERIDAKYKDRLPKMWIDDKGIQWRKMEASEQPDRLVLARLEGEDLARSKAGATATEKGPSVEQRLKDLEMDGIDGEIIFPGKGLGMWYTFDPAFAHAQCEVYNTWAWETFGAHVDRLSPAAALATGDLPATLKEVERCLKLGFRHFTLPCKPLFGPPKTNELNYNKVDFDPMWAMFCEADVPVSFHVSTGKDPRTTRGLGGAVVNYVVHSLSPTLEPLVNICASGVGERFPELKFGSVEAGIGWLPWMLDAMDEAYLKHHFWVKPKLKALPSDYFRAKGFATFGEDRPGLALIEEYGLQDNFMWANDYPHHEGTWPHSAEAIERQMGKLGEATRAKVLGENAAKVFGFKEAVERHKAKA from the coding sequence ATGACCGAAATCGTCGTCAACGAGCAGAACGAATGGCGCCTGAATACGCCGGGGGCCGAGGGCTGGGAGAAATCCCCGCGCCCCGGCGCGCGGAACAAGTACCTGATGATCTCGGCCGACACCCACGCCAATGAGCCGGGCAATCTATGGGCCGAGCGCATCGACGCCAAGTACAAGGACCGGCTGCCGAAGATGTGGATCGACGACAAGGGGATTCAGTGGCGCAAGATGGAAGCCTCCGAGCAGCCCGACCGCCTCGTGCTGGCGCGTCTCGAAGGTGAAGACCTGGCGCGCTCCAAGGCCGGGGCCACCGCGACCGAGAAGGGCCCCTCGGTGGAGCAGCGCCTGAAGGACTTGGAGATGGACGGCATCGATGGCGAAATCATCTTCCCGGGCAAGGGCCTGGGCATGTGGTACACGTTCGACCCCGCGTTCGCCCATGCCCAGTGCGAGGTCTACAACACCTGGGCCTGGGAGACCTTCGGTGCCCACGTCGACCGGCTGTCGCCCGCGGCCGCCCTGGCGACGGGCGACCTGCCCGCAACGCTCAAGGAGGTCGAGCGCTGCCTGAAGCTGGGCTTCCGCCACTTCACGCTGCCTTGCAAGCCCCTGTTCGGCCCGCCCAAGACCAACGAGCTCAACTACAACAAGGTCGACTTCGATCCGATGTGGGCGATGTTCTGCGAAGCCGACGTGCCGGTCAGCTTCCACGTCTCCACCGGCAAGGACCCGCGCACGACGCGCGGCCTGGGCGGTGCGGTGGTCAACTACGTGGTGCATTCGCTGTCGCCCACGCTGGAGCCGCTGGTCAACATCTGCGCTTCCGGCGTCGGCGAGCGGTTCCCCGAGCTGAAGTTCGGCAGCGTTGAGGCCGGCATCGGCTGGCTGCCCTGGATGCTCGACGCGATGGACGAGGCGTATCTGAAGCACCACTTCTGGGTCAAGCCCAAGCTGAAGGCGCTGCCCAGCGACTACTTCCGCGCCAAGGGCTTCGCCACCTTCGGCGAAGACCGGCCGGGCCTCGCGCTGATCGAGGAGTACGGCCTGCAGGACAACTTCATGTGGGCCAACGACTATCCGCACCACGAGGGCACCTGGCCGCACTCGGCCGAAGCCATCGAACGCCAGATGGGCAAGCTCGGGGAGGCGACACGCGCCAAGGTGCTGGGCGAGAACGCGGCGAAGGTCTTCGGCTTCAAGGAAGCGGTCGAGCGCCACAAAGCCAAGGCCTGA
- a CDS encoding SDR family oxidoreductase, whose translation MDSKQQRVAAVTGAAGGLGLGIAQRLARAGYRVIAIDRASHVEDAAAALRGLGLEAQAMVLDIADEAAVRKMVAQVDAEHGRFDVLVNNAGIHPKIDGERNSFLKMTTAQWNEVINVNLTAAFVLCREVAPLMRRQKWGRIVNMSSRAGRTLVDTAGIHYAAAKAGMIGMTRIIASEVAADGITANCIAPGRIESPMTNQGSDAQRAMLVGRIPVGRIGTPDEIGHVVEFLVSEDSGYLTGTVIDVNGGTFMC comes from the coding sequence ATGGACAGCAAGCAACAACGCGTGGCCGCCGTCACCGGCGCAGCCGGCGGCCTGGGACTGGGCATCGCGCAGCGCCTGGCGCGCGCCGGCTACCGGGTGATCGCGATCGATCGCGCGAGCCATGTGGAGGACGCGGCCGCCGCGCTGCGCGGCCTGGGCCTGGAGGCGCAGGCCATGGTGCTCGATATCGCAGACGAGGCGGCCGTGAGGAAGATGGTGGCGCAGGTCGATGCGGAGCACGGCCGCTTCGACGTCCTGGTGAACAACGCCGGCATCCACCCGAAGATCGACGGCGAGCGCAACAGCTTCCTGAAGATGACCACGGCGCAGTGGAACGAAGTCATCAACGTCAATCTCACGGCGGCCTTCGTGCTCTGCCGCGAGGTCGCGCCGCTGATGCGCCGGCAGAAATGGGGCCGCATCGTCAACATGTCCTCGCGCGCCGGCCGCACGCTGGTCGACACGGCAGGTATCCACTATGCGGCCGCCAAGGCCGGGATGATCGGCATGACGCGCATCATCGCGTCCGAGGTCGCGGCCGACGGCATCACCGCCAACTGCATCGCGCCGGGCCGCATCGAATCGCCGATGACGAACCAGGGCAGCGACGCGCAACGCGCCATGCTGGTAGGCCGAATTCCGGTCGGCCGCATCGGCACGCCCGACGAGATCGGCCACGTGGTGGAGTTCCTCGTCTCCGAGGACTCGGGCTACCTGACCGGCACAGTGATCGATGTGAATGGCGGCACCTTCATGTGCTGA
- a CDS encoding EthD family reductase produces the protein MIYRCGLFNRRPGLDDAGFHAHWRNVHGPLAAKLPGMGTYRQNHILERIYEMPDSPVQAIDGISQLSFDSVAHMERSDASAEYQACKEDIPKFQGGITILVIEPDEVVARDGSRGGVKVIWVSTRRPGERSEGLRLRWLAANRDAGRDLPGVRGYMQNFVTDRGHPVAAGVPSGDAAGAEAVSELWFDDAASARAAVQSDAGKRLLHGDPMLAPVGIYLVEEIHVV, from the coding sequence ATGATCTATCGCTGCGGCCTCTTCAATCGCCGTCCCGGACTGGACGATGCAGGTTTCCATGCGCATTGGCGCAACGTTCACGGGCCGCTGGCGGCGAAGCTGCCCGGTATGGGGACCTACCGCCAGAACCACATCCTGGAGCGCATCTACGAAATGCCCGATTCGCCGGTGCAGGCGATCGACGGCATCTCGCAGCTCTCGTTCGACAGCGTGGCGCACATGGAGCGCTCCGACGCATCGGCCGAGTACCAGGCGTGCAAGGAAGACATCCCCAAGTTCCAGGGCGGCATCACGATCCTGGTCATCGAGCCCGATGAAGTCGTCGCCCGGGATGGCAGCAGGGGCGGGGTCAAGGTGATCTGGGTATCGACCCGCCGTCCTGGCGAGCGCAGCGAGGGCCTGCGTCTGCGCTGGCTTGCCGCGAATCGCGACGCAGGCCGCGACCTGCCGGGCGTGCGCGGATACATGCAGAACTTCGTCACCGATCGCGGCCACCCGGTCGCTGCCGGCGTCCCGTCGGGCGACGCCGCCGGCGCGGAGGCAGTGTCTGAACTCTGGTTCGACGATGCTGCGAGCGCGCGGGCCGCGGTGCAAAGCGATGCAGGCAAGCGCCTGCTGCATGGCGACCCGATGCTTGCACCCGTGGGCATCTACCTGGTCGAAGAGATCCACGTCGTCTGA
- a CDS encoding thiolase C-terminal domain-containing protein — MTDRSLRGRVAIVGIGETTYYKHSQSPDAEFKLALKAVLAASKDAGIDPRDIDGFASYSNDRTDPSRLSAALGTKQLRSTTMQWGGGGGGNCGAVANGAAAIASGLADCVVAFRALAQGEFGRFGKAPTASTIAGDMAYQAPYGVLSPGQKFAMKARRFMHEHGVKQEALRAIAMASYHHAQSNPRAVMYGKPLTEAKYDDSRWIVEPFHLFDCCMENDGAAAVIMVPAERAKDFPNKPVYILGAATGSDHRVGANAHNQPNYASSSFSTVAPNMYRMAGMGPKDVGVVQSYENFTGGVLMALAEHGFFEPDEANDFLRLENLLAPGGKLPLNTSGGNLAECYMHGFELVLEAVRQVRGTSTAQAPRNDVALVIGGPMVTPVSNLLLGSEATL; from the coding sequence ATGACGGATCGTTCATTGCGCGGGCGCGTTGCCATCGTCGGCATCGGCGAGACCACCTACTACAAGCACAGCCAGTCGCCCGACGCCGAGTTCAAGCTCGCGCTCAAGGCCGTGCTGGCCGCCTCGAAGGACGCCGGCATCGACCCGCGCGACATCGACGGCTTCGCCTCCTATTCCAACGACCGTACCGACCCGTCGCGCCTGTCTGCGGCGCTGGGCACGAAGCAGCTGCGCTCGACCACCATGCAGTGGGGCGGCGGCGGCGGCGGGAACTGCGGTGCGGTCGCCAACGGGGCCGCGGCGATTGCCTCGGGCCTGGCCGATTGCGTCGTCGCCTTTCGCGCGCTGGCGCAGGGCGAATTCGGCCGCTTCGGCAAGGCGCCCACCGCGTCGACCATCGCGGGCGACATGGCCTACCAGGCGCCCTATGGCGTGCTCTCGCCGGGGCAGAAGTTCGCGATGAAGGCGCGGCGCTTCATGCACGAGCACGGGGTGAAGCAGGAGGCGCTGCGTGCCATCGCCATGGCCTCCTATCACCATGCGCAGTCGAACCCGCGCGCCGTGATGTACGGCAAGCCGCTGACCGAAGCAAAGTACGACGACTCGCGCTGGATCGTCGAGCCCTTCCATCTGTTCGACTGCTGCATGGAGAACGACGGCGCCGCCGCCGTGATCATGGTGCCGGCCGAGCGCGCGAAGGATTTTCCGAACAAGCCGGTCTACATCCTCGGCGCGGCCACCGGCTCGGACCATCGCGTGGGCGCAAATGCGCACAACCAGCCGAACTATGCGAGCTCGAGCTTCTCGACCGTGGCGCCGAACATGTACCGCATGGCTGGCATGGGGCCGAAAGACGTGGGCGTGGTGCAAAGCTACGAGAACTTCACCGGCGGCGTACTGATGGCCCTGGCCGAGCACGGCTTCTTCGAGCCCGATGAGGCCAACGACTTCCTCAGGCTCGAGAACCTGCTGGCGCCGGGCGGCAAGCTGCCGCTCAACACCAGCGGGGGCAACCTCGCCGAGTGCTACATGCACGGCTTCGAGCTGGTGCTCGAAGCCGTGCGCCAGGTGCGCGGCACGTCCACCGCGCAAGCGCCGCGCAACGATGTGGCGCTGGTGATCGGCGGGCCGATGGTCACGCCGGTGAGCAATCTACTCTTGGGATCGGAGGCCACGCTATGA
- a CDS encoding FAD-dependent oxidoreductase, translating into MKLAFDVVVVGGGASGLSAGIEAAAAGARTVVLEKNAQPGGSSRLSVGSINAAGSSLQKRAGIVDTPDEHFADMDHYMGAFASRENLALRRLLVDNAAGTLDWLMSLGLSFHGPTADPPHRHPRMHNVLPNSRAYPYYLGREARRRGVDLRLGARVLRLLRDEDGGVRGVQAMLDGRAVEIEARRGVILAAGDYSNSRELKQRFRPELAAIPGVNPTATGDGHQMAEAFGARLLNGEVIYGPGLRFAEPARPNFVRRLPPSWLLGKLMQLALDHLPVALFRPFVMSFMTASLGPEAALLRAGAVLVNADGKRFADELAQPGLAISQQPGGRAWLVFDDRVARMFSGPPHHVSTAPGVAFAYLPDYRRHRKDLYHCAGELGALARSVGMAPDTLRASIGQHNAALADGAAANRGPVVQAPFHALGPLESRIVITDGGLAVNASHQVLDEEGAVIPRLYAAGAVGQGGALLAGNGHHLCWAVTSGRRAGRFAADESPPQQQDGSFRPSGARSTSPGT; encoded by the coding sequence GTGAAGCTGGCCTTCGACGTCGTCGTCGTCGGTGGAGGCGCCTCGGGGTTGAGCGCCGGCATCGAGGCGGCGGCTGCGGGGGCGCGCACGGTGGTGCTCGAGAAGAACGCGCAGCCGGGCGGCAGCAGCCGGCTGTCGGTCGGCTCGATCAACGCCGCCGGATCGAGCCTGCAGAAGCGCGCGGGCATCGTCGATACGCCCGACGAGCATTTCGCGGACATGGACCACTACATGGGTGCGTTCGCCTCGCGCGAGAACCTGGCGCTGCGCAGGCTCCTGGTCGACAACGCGGCAGGCACCCTCGACTGGTTGATGTCGCTCGGCCTCAGTTTCCACGGGCCGACGGCGGACCCGCCGCACCGCCACCCGCGGATGCACAACGTGCTGCCGAACTCGCGCGCCTATCCCTACTACCTCGGCCGAGAGGCGAGACGCCGCGGCGTCGATCTGCGGCTCGGCGCGCGCGTGCTCCGGCTGCTGCGAGACGAGGACGGCGGCGTGCGTGGCGTGCAAGCCATGCTGGATGGCCGGGCGGTCGAGATCGAGGCGCGCAGGGGCGTGATCCTCGCTGCCGGCGACTACAGCAACAGCCGCGAGTTGAAGCAACGTTTTCGCCCAGAGCTGGCCGCCATTCCGGGCGTGAATCCGACGGCCACCGGCGACGGGCACCAGATGGCCGAAGCCTTCGGCGCGCGGTTGCTCAACGGTGAGGTCATCTACGGGCCGGGGCTTCGTTTCGCGGAGCCCGCGCGGCCGAACTTCGTGCGCCGCTTGCCGCCGTCATGGCTCTTGGGCAAGTTGATGCAGCTCGCGCTGGACCATTTGCCGGTGGCGCTTTTCCGGCCCTTCGTGATGTCCTTCATGACGGCATCGCTCGGGCCGGAAGCAGCGCTCCTGCGCGCCGGGGCCGTACTGGTCAATGCGGATGGCAAGCGCTTCGCCGACGAGCTGGCGCAACCCGGCCTGGCCATCTCGCAGCAGCCCGGCGGCCGAGCGTGGCTCGTGTTCGACGACCGCGTGGCGCGAATGTTCTCAGGGCCGCCGCACCATGTCTCGACGGCGCCCGGCGTGGCCTTCGCCTACCTGCCGGACTACAGACGGCATCGCAAGGATCTCTACCACTGCGCCGGCGAACTCGGCGCGTTGGCTCGCAGCGTGGGAATGGCGCCCGATACGCTCCGGGCGAGCATCGGCCAGCACAATGCGGCGCTCGCCGACGGTGCGGCTGCGAACCGCGGGCCCGTGGTGCAGGCGCCGTTCCATGCGCTGGGCCCGCTGGAAAGTCGCATCGTGATCACCGACGGCGGCCTGGCGGTCAATGCCTCCCACCAGGTGCTCGATGAAGAGGGCGCCGTGATCCCGAGGCTCTACGCTGCCGGCGCCGTGGGGCAGGGCGGAGCGCTCCTGGCCGGCAACGGCCATCACCTCTGTTGGGCCGTGACTTCGGGCCGGCGCGCCGGCCGCTTCGCGGCAGACGAATCGCCGCCGCAGCAGCAGGACGGAAGCTTCAGGCCTTCTGGCGCTCGTTCCACAAGTCCAGGTACTTGA
- a CDS encoding MFS transporter, giving the protein MALREVGIPHRLIALLVLGHVAFTGSRFTLTLHAVALHASPFAIGLLMGLIMVLPMLLAVRVGRWCDRTGYARPTAIGFTMLAASGLVAGLVPTMPGLYVASVLTGSGYMLAHVAMNNAIGQASPASLLTQSFSWLTMGFSLSGIVGPLVAGFLIDHLGHPAAFLFLPGFTVAGLLLLAMAHSHHSIAPRGAPAASESVRDLVLNDPLRTVFIVTGVLSMGWDLFMFLAPLHAVRSGLSATGASLVMGAYGVGTFAIRLALPRLTRDASLWRTLSAAMFMTAICYVLFPLAATLPLLLLAAFAMGLALGCGQPMAMSLLYVTVPASRAGEAVGVRSTITSASQTVLPLVFGGLGSALGVAAVFWIGALVMAWGGTFANRRR; this is encoded by the coding sequence GTGGCGCTGCGTGAAGTAGGGATTCCCCACCGGCTGATCGCGCTGCTGGTGCTGGGCCATGTGGCCTTCACCGGCAGCCGCTTCACGCTGACCCTGCATGCGGTCGCGCTGCATGCGTCGCCCTTCGCCATCGGGCTGCTGATGGGTCTCATCATGGTGCTGCCGATGCTGCTGGCGGTGCGCGTCGGCCGTTGGTGCGATCGCACCGGCTACGCGCGCCCGACGGCGATCGGCTTCACCATGCTCGCGGCCTCGGGCCTCGTCGCAGGACTGGTGCCGACGATGCCGGGCCTCTATGTCGCAAGCGTTCTGACCGGCTCTGGCTACATGCTGGCCCATGTCGCGATGAACAACGCGATTGGCCAGGCTTCGCCGGCGTCGCTGCTGACGCAGTCCTTCTCCTGGCTGACGATGGGCTTCTCGCTGTCCGGCATCGTCGGACCCTTGGTCGCCGGCTTCCTGATCGACCATCTGGGACACCCCGCTGCGTTCCTGTTCCTGCCGGGTTTCACCGTCGCCGGGCTGTTGCTGCTGGCGATGGCGCACAGCCATCACTCGATCGCGCCGCGCGGGGCGCCTGCCGCGTCTGAGAGCGTGCGCGACCTGGTACTGAATGATCCGCTGCGTACGGTGTTCATCGTCACCGGCGTGCTGTCGATGGGCTGGGACCTCTTCATGTTCCTCGCCCCGCTGCACGCCGTGCGCTCGGGCCTGAGCGCCACCGGGGCGAGCCTGGTCATGGGCGCCTATGGCGTCGGCACCTTCGCGATCCGTCTCGCGCTGCCCCGGCTCACGCGCGACGCCAGCCTGTGGCGCACCCTCAGCGCGGCGATGTTCATGACCGCGATCTGCTACGTGCTGTTCCCGCTGGCGGCCACGCTGCCACTGCTGCTGCTCGCCGCCTTCGCGATGGGCCTCGCGCTCGGCTGCGGCCAGCCGATGGCGATGAGCCTGCTCTATGTCACCGTGCCCGCGTCGCGTGCCGGCGAAGCGGTGGGCGTGCGATCGACCATCACCAGCGCAAGCCAGACGGTGCTGCCGCTGGTGTTCGGCGGGCTCGGCTCGGCGCTGGGCGTGGCGGCGGTGTTCTGGATCGGCGCCCTGGTGATGGCATGGGGCGGCACCTTCGCCAACCGGAGGCGGTAG